From Afipia carboxidovorans OM5, one genomic window encodes:
- a CDS encoding pyridoxal phosphate-dependent aminotransferase: MPFLSAALDRVKPSATIAVTDKARQLKAAGRNVIGLGAGEPDFDTPANVKLAAIKAIEAGKTKYTAVDGIPELKEAIAAKFKRENGLTYAANQITVGAGGKQVLYNALMATVNPGDEVIIPAPYWVSYPDMVELAGGTPVPVVCTAEHGFKLQPADLEKAITPKTKWIILNSPSNPTGAAYTEAELKTITDVLVRHPHVWVMTDDMYEHLVYDNFKFTTVAQIEPKLYDRTLTVNGVSKAYSMTGWRIGYAGGPTQLIKAMATIQSQSTSNPASISQWAALEALTGPQDFIATNAELFKGRRDLVVSMLNQANGIQCPRPEGAFYVYPSCAGTMGKTSPSGKKLATDEDFVTELLESEGVAVVQGSAFGLGPAFRISYATKNSDLEEACNRIQRFCANLR, from the coding sequence ATGCCGTTCCTGTCAGCCGCCCTCGACCGCGTGAAGCCGTCCGCGACCATCGCGGTCACGGATAAAGCGCGACAGTTGAAAGCGGCAGGTCGCAATGTGATTGGTCTTGGCGCCGGCGAGCCTGATTTCGACACCCCTGCCAACGTCAAGCTTGCGGCGATCAAGGCGATCGAGGCCGGCAAGACCAAGTACACTGCCGTCGACGGCATTCCCGAACTGAAGGAGGCGATTGCCGCCAAGTTCAAGCGCGAGAACGGCCTGACCTATGCCGCGAACCAGATCACGGTCGGCGCCGGCGGCAAGCAGGTACTCTACAACGCGCTGATGGCGACGGTGAACCCCGGTGACGAGGTCATCATCCCGGCGCCGTACTGGGTGAGCTATCCGGATATGGTCGAACTCGCCGGCGGCACGCCGGTGCCGGTGGTCTGCACCGCCGAGCATGGCTTCAAGCTACAGCCCGCCGATCTCGAAAAGGCGATCACGCCGAAGACCAAGTGGATCATCCTGAACTCGCCGTCGAACCCGACCGGCGCGGCCTATACCGAGGCCGAACTCAAGACCATCACCGACGTGCTGGTGCGTCACCCGCATGTCTGGGTGATGACGGACGACATGTACGAGCATCTCGTCTATGACAATTTCAAGTTCACGACCGTGGCGCAGATCGAGCCGAAACTCTACGATCGCACGCTGACCGTGAACGGCGTCTCGAAGGCCTATTCCATGACCGGCTGGCGTATCGGCTATGCTGGCGGGCCGACGCAGTTGATCAAGGCGATGGCGACCATTCAGTCGCAGTCGACCTCCAACCCGGCGTCGATCTCGCAGTGGGCGGCACTCGAGGCCCTGACCGGCCCGCAGGATTTCATCGCCACCAACGCCGAGCTCTTCAAGGGCCGGCGTGACCTCGTGGTTTCGATGCTTAACCAGGCGAACGGCATTCAGTGTCCGCGCCCGGAAGGCGCGTTCTATGTCTATCCGTCCTGTGCCGGCACCATGGGCAAGACGTCGCCGTCCGGCAAAAAGCTCGCGACCGACGAGGATTTCGTCACCGAGCTTCTGGAGAGCGAGGGCGTTGCGGTGGTGCAGGGTTCGGCCTTCGGCCTCGGCCCGGCATTCCGCATTTCCTATGCGACCAAGAACAGCGATCTTGAAGAGGCATGCAATCGCATTCAGCGTTTTTGTGCAAACTTGCGGTAA
- a CDS encoding DUF992 domain-containing protein produces the protein MRFSYIVGAASAIFLASFATANAQQRVQVGVLHCHGGPSVGQILSSVTELDCVFESRGRRPEGYVATVRRFGVELGATRETQLGWRVHAPTVKVGPGDLSGRYGGVGGNVAIGVGGGSNFLIGGSENSFALQPLSLQGQTGLNVSGGVVSLELRPVGYVQRGPVKKKHKRHHR, from the coding sequence ATGCGATTTTCCTATATCGTCGGCGCAGCATCCGCCATTTTCCTCGCGTCGTTCGCCACCGCGAATGCGCAGCAGCGTGTTCAGGTCGGTGTCCTTCACTGCCATGGTGGCCCGAGCGTCGGCCAGATCCTGAGCTCGGTGACCGAGCTCGACTGCGTGTTCGAGAGCCGCGGCCGCCGTCCGGAAGGCTACGTCGCGACCGTCCGCCGTTTCGGCGTTGAACTCGGTGCGACCCGCGAGACCCAGCTCGGCTGGCGCGTTCATGCCCCGACCGTCAAGGTTGGCCCCGGCGACCTTTCCGGCCGCTATGGTGGCGTTGGCGGCAACGTCGCGATCGGCGTCGGCGGCGGCAGCAACTTCCTGATCGGCGGTTCGGAGAACTCCTTCGCGCTGCAGCCGCTCAGCCTGCAGGGCCAGACCGGCCTCAACGTGTCCGGCGGCGTCGTCAGCCTCGAGCTGCGCCCGGTCGGTTACGTGCAGCGTGGCCCTGTCAAGAAGAAGCACAAGCGCCATCATCGCTGA
- a CDS encoding DUF992 domain-containing protein → MRRAFAVLSFTAAALVTLTVAAEAQQGRVQAGVLECRGGPHVGMVVGSVNNLGCVFRSEGRPDDLYVATVTKLGLDLGITDQTALSWVVFAPTVQLGRGDLSGNYAGVNASAAVGVGLGANALIGGSANSYALQPLSLQGQTGLNVAAGVQSLELRPGR, encoded by the coding sequence ATGCGCCGCGCCTTCGCAGTTCTGTCTTTCACCGCCGCCGCTCTCGTCACGCTGACCGTTGCCGCCGAGGCCCAGCAGGGCCGGGTGCAGGCCGGAGTGCTCGAATGCCGGGGCGGACCACACGTCGGAATGGTGGTCGGCTCGGTCAACAATCTTGGCTGCGTTTTCCGCTCCGAAGGCCGCCCTGACGATCTCTACGTCGCGACCGTCACCAAGCTTGGGCTCGATCTCGGCATCACCGACCAGACCGCGCTGTCATGGGTGGTGTTCGCGCCGACCGTCCAGCTCGGGCGGGGCGATCTTTCCGGCAACTATGCCGGCGTCAACGCGAGCGCCGCGGTCGGCGTCGGCCTCGGCGCCAATGCGCTGATCGGCGGCTCGGCCAATTCATATGCGTTGCAGCCGCTCAGCCTGCAGGGTCAGACCGGCCTCAATGTTGCGGCTGGTGTGCAAAGTCTGGAATTGCGGCCCGGGCGTTGA
- a CDS encoding SulP family inorganic anion transporter → MNQSVSYRSGRSKRDSAKRSSAPTFVELFTPKIVTVFREGYGLGDLRSDIVAGLTVAIVALPLSMAIAIASGTTPDRGLYTAIVGGFLVSLFGGSRFQIGGPAGAFIVLVAATVDRHGIDGLILATLMSGLFLVAAGFLRLGTYIKFIPYPVTIGFTAGIAVIIFASQVKDLFGITLAGKEPGELIPKIETLAGAIGTTNLSAVAVSVMTIAIIVGLRKWRPNWPGMLIAVAVGALAVWVFGLPVETIGTRFGGIPESLPAPAVPMWSLEKIHAVFPDALAFTLLGAIESLLSAVVADGMSGRRHRSNCELVGQGIANIGSALFGGICVTGTIARTATNVRSGARGPIAGMLHSAFLLLFVLIAAPLASFIPLATLAAVLAVVAWNMAAKHEFATLVRSSWGDAAVLLATFLLTIFRDLTQGIVVGFALGSILFIHRMAQIAEIEKHVPLAVEDESDLREDRTRYDTSMARDTDVTVYRITGAFFFGAASTIGAVLDGLLTDRKALIIDFTEVPFLDSTAANVIGRAAAKAHKRKMRVYLTGTSPGVRRELFKQGARPPFVEYDADIERAYAKFKGRAALAAATS, encoded by the coding sequence TTGAACCAGTCCGTTTCATATCGCTCCGGCAGGAGCAAGCGGGATAGCGCAAAACGATCGTCCGCGCCGACTTTCGTCGAGCTGTTCACGCCCAAGATCGTCACCGTTTTCCGCGAAGGCTACGGGCTGGGCGATCTGCGCTCGGATATCGTCGCGGGCCTGACCGTTGCGATCGTCGCGTTGCCGCTGTCGATGGCGATTGCGATCGCTTCGGGCACCACGCCGGATCGTGGCCTCTACACGGCAATCGTCGGCGGCTTCCTGGTGTCGCTGTTCGGCGGCAGCCGTTTCCAGATCGGTGGCCCGGCGGGCGCGTTCATCGTGCTGGTCGCGGCGACCGTCGACCGCCACGGCATCGACGGGCTGATTCTGGCGACGCTGATGTCGGGCCTGTTTCTGGTGGCGGCGGGATTCCTGCGGCTCGGCACCTACATCAAGTTCATCCCCTATCCGGTGACGATCGGTTTCACCGCCGGCATCGCGGTCATCATCTTCGCGAGTCAGGTGAAGGATCTTTTCGGAATTACGCTCGCCGGCAAGGAGCCCGGTGAACTCATTCCCAAGATCGAGACGCTCGCGGGTGCGATCGGCACGACCAATCTTTCGGCCGTTGCCGTCTCGGTGATGACGATTGCCATCATCGTTGGCCTCCGGAAGTGGCGGCCGAACTGGCCGGGCATGCTGATCGCGGTTGCGGTCGGCGCGCTTGCGGTGTGGGTGTTCGGATTGCCGGTGGAAACCATCGGCACGCGCTTCGGCGGCATTCCCGAAAGCCTGCCTGCGCCGGCGGTGCCGATGTGGTCGCTTGAGAAAATCCACGCCGTCTTCCCCGACGCGTTGGCGTTTACGCTTCTCGGCGCCATCGAATCGCTGTTGTCGGCGGTGGTCGCCGACGGCATGTCGGGGCGGCGTCATCGCTCGAACTGCGAACTCGTCGGCCAAGGCATCGCCAATATCGGCTCCGCGCTGTTCGGCGGTATCTGCGTGACCGGAACGATCGCGCGTACCGCAACCAACGTCCGCTCCGGCGCGCGCGGGCCGATCGCTGGCATGCTGCATTCGGCGTTCCTCTTGCTGTTCGTGCTGATTGCCGCGCCGCTTGCCAGCTTCATTCCGCTCGCGACTCTGGCGGCGGTGCTTGCAGTGGTCGCGTGGAACATGGCGGCGAAGCATGAATTCGCAACGCTTGTGCGCTCGTCCTGGGGCGATGCGGCCGTGCTGCTCGCGACCTTCCTGCTCACGATCTTCCGCGACCTGACGCAAGGCATCGTCGTGGGCTTCGCGCTCGGCTCGATCCTGTTCATTCACCGCATGGCGCAGATTGCCGAAATCGAGAAACATGTCCCGCTCGCCGTCGAGGATGAGTCCGATCTTCGCGAGGATCGCACGCGTTACGATACAAGCATGGCCCGCGATACGGATGTGACGGTCTATCGGATCACCGGCGCCTTCTTCTTCGGCGCGGCCTCGACCATCGGCGCGGTGCTCGATGGTCTCCTCACCGACCGCAAGGCGCTGATTATCGATTTCACTGAAGTGCCGTTCCTGGATTCGACTGCGGCGAACGTGATCGGGCGCGCCGCCGCCAAGGCGCACAAGCGCAAGATGCGGGTTTATCTCACCGGCACGTCGCCCGGTGTCCGACGCGAATTGTTCAAGCAGGGCGCGCGGCCGCCGTTCGTCGAATATGATGCCGACATCGAGCGCGCCTATGCGAAGTTCAAAGGCCGTGCCGCACTTGCGGCGGCGACCTCCTGA
- a CDS encoding shikimate dehydrogenase, with amino-acid sequence MSETPTACLIGWPAAHSRSPIIHKYWLKELGIAGDYRIEAVEPAAFPDFIASLAARGYCGANVTIPHKEKALALSLPDARARAVGAANTLYFRDDKLHSTNTDVEGFIGNLDASAQRWRADDDAVVLGAGGSARAVVFGLIERGVPRIHLVNRSRERAQALAQPYGERVSVASWDDVESLLPKAGLVVNTTSLGMKGQPPLPLDVALLRADATVADLVYVPLRTELLTAAAGRGLQTADGLGMLLHQAVRGFELWFGRRPQVSPALRALVEADLTVK; translated from the coding sequence ATGAGTGAAACGCCCACCGCATGCCTGATCGGCTGGCCGGCGGCGCACTCGCGCTCGCCCATCATCCACAAATACTGGCTGAAGGAACTCGGCATTGCGGGCGACTATCGCATTGAGGCGGTCGAACCCGCGGCCTTCCCGGATTTCATCGCCTCATTGGCCGCGCGCGGCTATTGCGGGGCGAACGTCACCATCCCGCACAAGGAAAAGGCGCTCGCGCTGTCGCTTCCCGATGCGCGCGCCCGTGCGGTGGGCGCCGCCAACACGCTCTATTTTCGTGACGACAAGCTGCATTCTACCAACACCGATGTCGAAGGTTTTATCGGCAATCTCGATGCGTCCGCGCAGCGCTGGCGCGCCGATGATGACGCCGTGGTGCTCGGCGCAGGCGGCTCGGCGCGCGCGGTGGTGTTCGGATTGATCGAGCGTGGCGTGCCGCGCATCCATCTCGTCAATCGCAGCCGTGAGCGCGCGCAGGCCCTGGCGCAGCCTTATGGCGAGCGCGTCAGCGTTGCCTCGTGGGACGACGTAGAATCCTTGCTGCCGAAAGCGGGACTTGTGGTGAACACCACCTCGCTCGGCATGAAGGGGCAGCCGCCTTTGCCGCTCGATGTCGCGTTGCTGCGGGCCGATGCAACCGTTGCTGATCTTGTTTATGTGCCGTTGCGGACGGAGTTGCTCACGGCCGCCGCCGGACGCGGGCTGCAGACTGCCGACGGTCTCGGCATGCTGCTACATCAGGCGGTGCGCGGCTTTGAGTTGTGGTTTGGCCGCAGGCCGCAGGTTTCGCCTGCACTGCGTGCTTTGGTCGAAGCGGATCTCACAGTGAAGTGA
- a CDS encoding alpha-hydroxy acid oxidase translates to MKNITCIDDLRDLHMRRVPKAFFDYCDRGSYTESTLRANREDLDRIKFRQRILVDVASRSLNTTILGEPAAMPMILAPVGLTGMQHGDGEIYACRAAHEAGIPYTLSTMSICSIEDVAANVKKPFWFQLYMMKDRGFMKSLIERAIAAKCSALVLTVDLQVIGQRHADIKNGMTVPPQLKLRTLYDFATKPAWVSGVLRGKRKTFGNLAGQMAGTEDLTSLSEWISTQFDPSLSWKDIEWIRNIWPGKMVIKGILDIVDAREAVRTGAEALVVSNHGGRQLDGAPSSISVLPEIVQELGSQIEIMFDGGIRTGQDILRALAFGAKSCMIGRAYVHGLGAGGQAGVAKAIDILAKELSTTMGLCGINRVEDIDRRILVDYRNNL, encoded by the coding sequence ATGAAGAACATCACCTGCATCGACGACCTTCGCGACCTGCACATGCGGCGCGTGCCGAAGGCCTTTTTCGATTACTGCGACCGCGGCTCCTACACCGAGTCCACCCTGCGCGCGAACCGCGAGGATCTGGACCGCATCAAGTTCCGCCAGCGCATTCTCGTCGATGTCGCCTCACGAAGCCTCAACACCACCATCCTCGGCGAACCGGCCGCAATGCCGATGATCCTCGCGCCGGTCGGCCTTACCGGCATGCAGCACGGCGACGGCGAGATTTACGCCTGCCGCGCCGCGCACGAAGCGGGCATTCCCTACACGCTCTCGACCATGTCGATCTGCTCGATCGAGGACGTCGCCGCGAACGTGAAGAAGCCGTTCTGGTTCCAGCTTTACATGATGAAGGATCGCGGCTTCATGAAGTCGCTGATCGAGCGCGCGATTGCCGCGAAGTGCAGCGCGCTGGTGCTCACGGTCGACCTGCAGGTGATCGGCCAGCGCCATGCCGATATCAAGAACGGCATGACCGTTCCGCCGCAGTTGAAGCTGCGCACACTTTACGACTTCGCCACCAAACCCGCCTGGGTCTCCGGCGTGCTGCGCGGCAAGCGCAAGACCTTCGGCAACCTCGCGGGCCAGATGGCCGGCACCGAAGACCTCACCTCGCTGTCGGAATGGATCAGCACGCAGTTCGATCCTTCGCTAAGCTGGAAAGACATCGAATGGATCCGCAACATCTGGCCGGGCAAGATGGTGATCAAGGGCATCCTTGACATCGTCGATGCGCGCGAGGCAGTGCGGACCGGTGCCGAGGCGCTCGTCGTATCGAACCATGGCGGGCGGCAGCTTGACGGCGCACCGTCGTCGATTTCCGTGTTGCCGGAGATCGTTCAGGAACTCGGCTCGCAGATCGAGATCATGTTCGACGGGGGCATTCGCACCGGACAGGATATCCTGCGTGCACTCGCCTTCGGAGCCAAGTCCTGCATGATCGGCCGCGCCTATGTCCATGGCCTCGGCGCGGGCGGACAGGCGGGCGTCGCCAAGGCGATCGACATTCTCGCCAAGGAACTCAGCACCACCATGGGGCTATGCGGCATCAATCGCGTCGAGGATATCGACCGCCGCATCCTGGTCGATTACCGCAATAATCTCTGA
- the glmM gene encoding phosphoglucosamine mutase, producing the protein MARKYFGTDGIRGRANGVITPELALKVGQAAGLVFQRGEYRHRVVIGKDTRLSGYMIETAMVAGFTSVGMDVLLLGPIPTPAVAMLTKSMRADLGVMISASHNPFADNGIKLFGPSGYKLSDEVELQIEELMDENIDRRLAQSTQLGRARRIDGVHDRYIEFAKRTLPRELSLEGLRVVVDCANGAAYKVVPEALWELGADVIAIGAEPDGMNINKECGSTSPDALAHKVREMRADIGIALDGDADRVLMIDERGHLIDGDQLLAVIAQSWKEDGRLAKPGIVTTVMSNLGLERFLAGEGLSMVRTPVGDRYVLEQMMAQGYNLGGEPSGHIIMSDFTTTGDGFVAALQVLAVVQKLGRPVSEVCHRFEPLPQILKNVRYRSGKPLENPKVQSTIADAEKKLNGCGRLLVRSSGTEPVIRVMGEGDDRDRVEEAVDMIVAALSIGVAA; encoded by the coding sequence ATGGCTCGAAAGTATTTTGGCACCGATGGCATTCGCGGCCGCGCTAACGGCGTGATCACGCCGGAGCTCGCGTTGAAGGTCGGTCAGGCGGCGGGGCTGGTGTTTCAGCGCGGCGAATATCGTCACCGTGTCGTGATCGGCAAGGATACACGCCTCTCCGGCTACATGATCGAAACCGCGATGGTCGCAGGGTTCACCTCCGTCGGTATGGACGTGCTGTTGCTCGGCCCGATTCCGACGCCGGCGGTGGCGATGCTGACCAAGTCGATGCGCGCCGATCTCGGTGTGATGATCTCCGCCTCGCACAATCCGTTCGCCGACAACGGCATCAAGCTGTTCGGCCCCTCCGGTTACAAGCTCTCGGATGAGGTGGAACTGCAGATCGAAGAGCTGATGGACGAGAATATCGACCGCCGCCTCGCGCAGAGCACCCAGCTCGGCCGCGCTCGCCGCATCGATGGCGTCCATGACCGCTACATCGAATTCGCCAAGCGCACGCTGCCGCGCGAGCTTAGCCTCGAAGGCCTGCGCGTCGTGGTCGATTGCGCGAACGGCGCCGCCTACAAGGTGGTGCCGGAAGCACTGTGGGAACTGGGCGCTGACGTTATCGCCATCGGCGCCGAGCCCGACGGTATGAACATCAATAAGGAATGCGGCTCGACCTCGCCGGATGCGCTGGCGCACAAGGTGCGTGAGATGCGCGCGGACATTGGCATTGCGCTCGACGGCGATGCGGATCGCGTGCTGATGATCGACGAGCGCGGGCACCTGATCGACGGCGACCAGTTGCTTGCCGTCATCGCGCAGAGCTGGAAGGAAGACGGCCGTCTGGCAAAGCCCGGCATCGTCACCACGGTAATGTCGAATCTCGGCCTTGAGCGATTTCTCGCGGGCGAAGGGCTCTCGATGGTGCGCACGCCGGTCGGCGATCGCTACGTCCTCGAGCAGATGATGGCGCAGGGCTACAACCTCGGCGGCGAGCCTTCCGGCCACATCATCATGTCGGACTTCACCACGACGGGCGATGGTTTCGTCGCGGCGCTGCAGGTACTCGCCGTGGTGCAGAAGCTCGGCCGTCCGGTCTCGGAAGTGTGCCATCGCTTCGAGCCGCTGCCGCAGATCCTGAAGAACGTGCGCTACCGTTCCGGCAAGCCGCTGGAGAATCCGAAGGTGCAGTCGACCATTGCCGATGCCGAGAAGAAGCTGAACGGCTGCGGCCGCCTGCTGGTCCGTTCCTCCGGCACCGAACCAGTGATTCGAGTAATGGGCGAGGGCGATGATCGTGACAGGGTCGAGGAGGCGGTCGATATGATCGTGGCGGCCTTGAGCATCGGGGTCGCGGCCTAA
- a CDS encoding MFS transporter, with the protein MNKPIILSEDVNAVPIVVEGEAAVKAQPAGPAMMVLGALSVSHCLNDIMQSLIFAIYPILKENYALDFTQIGLITLAFMFTSSLLQPLVGLYTDRNPKPFSLALGMGFTFIGMLLFSVAHVYGVILIAAGLVGMGSAIFHPEASRVARAASGGRFGFAQSVFQVGGNFGSALGPVLAALIVVPLGQGAISLFSLIAAAAMFILWRIGIWYKPRIMPRVAKKAAREAIHLSSRRVNFALVVLMVLLFSKAFYLSSISSYYTLYLIHKFDVSTQTAQIYLFVFLASSAVGTFIGGPLGDRFGRKYVIWFSILGALPFTLALPYAGLVGTLMLSILIGLVIASAMPAIIVYAQELMPHRFGMVSGLFFGLVFGIGGIGAAVLGYVADRAGIDFVYQVCAFLPAIGLLAVFLPRLKYRAA; encoded by the coding sequence GTGAACAAGCCGATCATTCTTTCGGAGGATGTCAACGCCGTCCCCATCGTGGTGGAGGGCGAGGCGGCAGTGAAGGCGCAGCCCGCGGGGCCTGCGATGATGGTGCTTGGTGCGCTCAGCGTGTCGCACTGCCTCAACGACATCATGCAGTCGCTGATCTTTGCGATCTATCCGATCCTGAAGGAGAACTACGCGCTCGACTTCACCCAGATCGGGCTCATCACGCTCGCCTTCATGTTCACGTCATCGCTGCTGCAGCCACTGGTCGGGCTTTATACCGACCGCAATCCCAAGCCGTTCTCGCTCGCGCTCGGCATGGGGTTCACGTTCATCGGCATGTTGCTGTTCAGCGTCGCCCACGTCTATGGCGTCATTCTTATTGCCGCTGGCCTCGTTGGCATGGGCTCGGCGATCTTCCACCCTGAAGCCTCGCGCGTCGCGCGTGCCGCGTCCGGTGGACGATTCGGCTTCGCGCAATCGGTGTTTCAGGTCGGCGGAAATTTCGGCAGCGCGCTCGGCCCGGTGCTGGCAGCGCTGATCGTGGTGCCGCTCGGGCAGGGCGCTATCAGCCTGTTCTCGCTGATTGCCGCGGCGGCGATGTTCATCCTGTGGCGCATCGGTATCTGGTACAAGCCGCGGATCATGCCGCGCGTGGCGAAGAAAGCGGCGCGCGAGGCGATCCATCTGTCGTCGCGGCGTGTGAATTTCGCGCTTGTCGTGCTGATGGTGCTGCTGTTCTCGAAGGCATTCTACCTGTCGAGCATCAGCAGCTACTACACGCTTTATCTGATCCATAAATTCGATGTCTCGACCCAGACGGCGCAGATCTATCTGTTCGTGTTTCTCGCCTCGAGCGCGGTCGGCACCTTCATTGGCGGTCCGCTCGGCGACCGGTTCGGCCGCAAATACGTGATCTGGTTTTCGATCCTCGGCGCGCTGCCGTTCACGTTAGCGCTGCCCTATGCGGGGCTTGTCGGCACGCTGATGCTAAGCATCCTGATCGGCCTCGTGATCGCTTCGGCGATGCCCGCCATCATCGTCTATGCGCAGGAACTGATGCCGCATCGCTTCGGCATGGTGTCCGGCCTGTTCTTCGGGTTGGTGTTCGGCATCGGCGGCATCGGCGCGGCCGTGCTCGGCTACGTTGCCGACCGGGCAGGCATCGACTTCGTCTATCAGGTCTGCGCGTTCCTGCCGGCGATCGGCTTGCTCGCCGTATTCCTGCCGCGGCTGAAGTATCGTGCCGCGTAA
- a CDS encoding outer membrane protein, with product MRYVKTVVAAGAVALLSGAASAADMPLPPPYMPPPVQEFGGWYLRGDIGFSNQRIKERHYSRYDTDLVPGSLNQSTHFDSAGIYGLGVGYQFNSWLRMDVTGEYRAKSNYRGRDTFLVSPSPGTAGADNYTGHKSEWLVLTNAYADLGTWWNITPFVGAGIGAARVTLGGFNDYLDNGVHTGVAADASKWNFAWALHAGLAYKLAPNWTMELAYRYVDMGDGVTGILYNTDGSTINQAMHFKHITSHDLKFGVRWAIDPAPAYYHPPLITKG from the coding sequence ATGCGTTACGTGAAAACTGTAGTTGCCGCCGGCGCGGTGGCTCTCCTGTCGGGTGCGGCCTCCGCCGCCGACATGCCGCTTCCTCCGCCCTACATGCCGCCGCCGGTGCAGGAATTCGGCGGATGGTACCTGCGTGGCGATATCGGCTTCAGCAATCAGCGCATTAAGGAACGGCATTACTCTCGGTATGATACCGATCTCGTTCCGGGCTCTCTCAATCAGAGCACGCATTTCGATTCGGCGGGCATCTACGGCTTAGGCGTAGGCTATCAGTTCAACTCTTGGCTCCGTATGGATGTAACGGGCGAGTATCGCGCCAAATCGAATTATCGGGGACGGGATACTTTCTTGGTCAGTCCGAGCCCCGGAACTGCCGGTGCTGACAACTATACCGGCCACAAGTCGGAATGGCTTGTCCTGACCAATGCCTATGCAGATCTTGGGACGTGGTGGAATATCACGCCGTTCGTGGGTGCGGGCATCGGTGCGGCGCGTGTCACGTTGGGTGGCTTCAACGACTATCTCGACAATGGTGTTCACACCGGCGTCGCCGCCGATGCTTCAAAATGGAATTTTGCGTGGGCTTTGCACGCAGGCCTGGCCTACAAACTCGCGCCAAACTGGACGATGGAACTAGCATATCGTTACGTCGATATGGGCGATGGTGTGACAGGCATCCTTTACAATACGGATGGAAGCACGATCAATCAGGCGATGCACTTCAAGCACATCACTTCGCACGATCTGAAGTTCGGTGTGCGCTGGGCGATCGATCCGGCACCGGCCTATTATCATCCGCCGCTCATCACCAAGGGCTGA
- a CDS encoding outer membrane protein, with the protein MRRLVVAMMVAGVVQAAHAADMPDYYALRGPVGYGTGVVNWQGFYVGGQAAYGSADMNFANSTGSLISRQLQYASIEQSAQVSQWPILGRESQHGHGFGGFVGYNSQWDDVVLGVEASYTHGNFNGSASGSLNYVFADIITTPAPGYTDDITYSGTSRFKITDTGSLRVRAGYAWNNFLPYVFGGVSLGRADVARTAVISGTQTNPGAAPPNDVLNVYLAKSEAQGGRFIYGYAAGLGVDMMLFGNLFGRVEWEYLKYAGPIDTSINTGRVGLGYKF; encoded by the coding sequence ATGCGTCGGCTGGTGGTGGCGATGATGGTGGCGGGAGTGGTGCAGGCCGCCCACGCAGCGGACATGCCGGATTATTACGCGCTGCGCGGCCCGGTCGGATACGGCACCGGCGTCGTCAACTGGCAGGGATTCTACGTTGGCGGGCAGGCGGCGTATGGCTCGGCCGATATGAATTTCGCGAACTCAACCGGCTCGCTTATCAGCCGCCAACTTCAGTACGCGAGCATCGAGCAGAGCGCTCAGGTGTCGCAGTGGCCCATCCTAGGCAGGGAATCGCAACACGGGCACGGCTTTGGCGGATTCGTTGGTTACAACAGCCAGTGGGACGATGTGGTTCTCGGTGTTGAGGCAAGCTATACCCACGGCAACTTCAACGGAAGCGCAAGCGGCAGCCTGAATTACGTGTTTGCTGACATCATAACGACGCCAGCCCCTGGCTACACCGATGACATAACCTACTCGGGAACATCCAGGTTCAAGATAACGGATACCGGCTCGCTGAGGGTTCGCGCTGGCTATGCATGGAACAACTTTCTGCCCTACGTCTTCGGAGGTGTTTCGCTCGGCCGGGCTGATGTGGCGCGCACGGCCGTGATTTCGGGAACGCAGACAAATCCGGGCGCTGCACCACCGAACGATGTGTTGAATGTGTATCTCGCGAAGTCTGAAGCTCAGGGAGGCCGTTTCATCTATGGCTACGCCGCAGGTCTCGGCGTCGATATGATGTTGTTCGGAAATCTCTTCGGCCGCGTAGAGTGGGAATACCTGAAGTACGCGGGTCCGATTGATACGAGTATCAACACGGGCCGGGTTGGCCTCGGTTACAAGTTCTGA